The following proteins come from a genomic window of Lolium rigidum isolate FL_2022 chromosome 5, APGP_CSIRO_Lrig_0.1, whole genome shotgun sequence:
- the LOC124654965 gene encoding protein PIN-LIKES 7-like, with translation MGFLSMLLVASMPIIQVLLIGVIGAFLASGYSKVLTASARRDMNKVVFTVFTPSLIFASLAKTVTLSDVISWWFMPVNIAITFLLGSALGWIACKILKPPPHFRGLIIAFCSSGNLGNLLLIVVPAVCDEDGNPFGNDRSQCRSRGLSYSSLSMALGGLFIWTYTYSLMQKSGKLYHKMQSKSIQCPADSDEEHLEQFKEHAESAHNDEEAALTTSAGPDEHDDGNHMEAPLLSCESDVTDKGFWTKLKEAVHQLVEELMAPPTISAIIGFVVGLVPWLKSLLIGDGAPLKVIQDSLELMGNGTIPCITLILGGNLTQGLRKSMLKRSVIVAIVCIRYVALPVIGIAVVHAARGVGFLPHDPLYRYVLMMQFALPPAMNIGTMAQLFDVGQEECSVIFLWTYLVAAVALTTWSTVFLSILS, from the exons ATGGGGTTCTTGTCGATGCTCCTGGTGGCTTCCATGCCCATCATCCAGGTACTGCTCATCGGCGTCATCGGAGCCTTCCTCGCCTCCGGCTACAGCAAAGTCCTCACGGCCAGCGCCCGCAGGGACATGAACAAG GTTGTCTTCACGGTCTTCACCCCTTCTCTGATTTTCGCGAGCCTCGCCAAGACAGTCACGCTGTCGGACGTCATCTCTTG GTGGTTCATGCCAGTGAACATAGCAATCACATTCCTCCTCGGCAGCGCTTTGGGATGGATAGCGTGCAAGATCCTGAAGCCACCGCCGCATTTCCGAGGCCTGATCATCGCCTTCTGTTCATCTG GAAATCTCGGGAACCTGCTGCTGATCGTCGTCCCGGCCGTCTGCGACGAAGATGGCAACCCGTTTGGGAACGATCGTAGCCAGTGCCGCTCCCGTGGGCTTTCCTACTCCTCACTATCCATGGCT CTTGGTGGGCTCTTCATATGGACCTACACCTACAGCCTGATGCAGAAGTCCGGCAAGCTGTACCACAAGATGCAGTCCAAGAGCATCCAGTGCCCGgcagacagcgacgaggagcacctGGAGCAATTCAaagagcatgctgagtccgcccaCAACGACGAGGAAGCGGCTCTGACGACGTCTGCTGGACCTGACGAGCACGATGACGGGAACCATATG GAGGCTCCGCTTCTGTCGTGCGAGAGCGATGTCACGGACAAGGGCTTCTGGACGAAGCTCAAGGAGGCCGTGCATCAGCTCGTCGAGGAGCTCATGGCGCCGCCGACCATATCGGCT ATAATTGGATTCGTTGTTGGGCTAGTACCATGGCTGAAGTCGCTGCTCATCGGGGACGGTGCGCCGCTTAAAGTCATCCAGGATTCTCTCGAACTGATGGG AAATGGCACGATACCTTGCATCACCCTCATCCTCGGAGGAAACCTGACGCAAG GGCTGCGCAAGTCGATGCTGAAGCGCTCGGTGATTGTGGCGATCGTGTGCATACGCTACGTGGCGCTGCCGGTGATCGGAATCGCCGTCGTCCACGCCGCGCGCGGCGTCGGGTTCCTGCCCCACGACCCGCTGTACCGGTACGTGCTGATGATGCAGTTCGCGCTGCCCCCCGCCATGAACATCGGGACCATGGCACAGCTGTTCGACGTGGGGCAGGAGGAGTGCTCCGTGATCTTCCTCTGGACgtacctcgtcgccgccgtcgcgctCACCACCTGGTCCACCGTCTTCTTGTCCATCCTCTCCTGA